Within the Calditrichota bacterium genome, the region ACGCGTTGCCAGAAGGCATCTGACACTTCCCAAGATTCGATGCGAGGCATAAGACCCCCGTTTGAACACCTTGGGAAACAATATAAGGAACGATTGACGAAAAGTCAATTATTTACGGATAAGCACTAAAATCTACATTCGACATTCCACATTCAATAGACCTTATCGACCTTTGTGCCGGGGTAGTAGTGTGTCAGGATGTCCTTAAACTTCTTGCCCTGCGACGCCATAACCCCTGCACCCACCTGACACATCCCGACCCCATGCCCCCAACCGGCGCCCTTCAGATGGAAATTAATCGGCCGGCCATCCTCGCCATACTCGACGATAATCGCAAAGCAAGCGCTTTTTAGATAGCGTAGGCTGAGCGTCGCGCGGATGTTCAGTTCGCGCTGAATGCGAAGGTTCTTCTTGGTGCCCTGAATCTCGATCTCCATCAGCCGTCCCGAAATGCCGCGCCGGATTGGGACGACGTCGATCAACTGGCCGATGTCTTCGCCCGACTTACGCTTGATGATATCCTCCAACTCCCGGCGGGTGTAGGTTACCTCCCACCGGAAGTTGTCCGACGCCTTCTGCAGAATCGTCGGAAGGTCGCCGAAAGCAGCGGTATTGCACCAGACCTTCGGCTTCGCTTCGACCCACCGGGCAATTTGCCGCTCGCTTGAAAGATCGATCCCCTCCAGGCCTGCCACCGGCTGGTCGGCATCCCAACGCCCCTTAAGGTGCGGTGCATCGGGTGGATTCCAGACGTTCACCTTGTCTTCGCTGTGTCCGCCGCAGGTCGAGGAATAGACCGCTTCGGCGACTGCGTGGTTCAGCATCAGCACCATACCGCGCGTCTCTTCGACGGCCTTGGCAGCGCGCTTATCGTCGTTAGTGCTTCCGGTGTAGGCTTGACAGTGCACGTGAGCGCATAGGTCGAACGGGTCGTTGGGGTGCTTGGCTCCCATCTTGGCAAGGACTTCGCTGCGCGCGGCAATAGATTGGGCCTTAAGCGCATCGAGCGGATACGAAGCCGGCATTTCCGACGGTACGACACCCTTCAGGTAAAGTTCGAGCGGCAGTTCGGTATAGGCCATGAGAAGCGCACGGTGATCGACGGCGATTTCGATCACGCCGGGGTATTTCCGATCCACTTCACGTTCCCAGTGAAAGCCGGTGCCTTCGCGGACGTCGTAAAGCGTTACCTGAGTGGCTTCGCCCGCAGTGGCGATACGGAAGCCGTCGGAGGCTTTGAATCGTCGTCCGCTGCTGTCAGCTTCCTCGACGATGTCGAGGGACCCGGTTGCCGGACGGACGACCTGGCGAATGACGCGGGGGGCAAACTCCTCGCGAAACGGCTCCAGTCCGCCCTTGGCTTCCTTTTCGGTGGGCCACCGTCCGACCAGGACGCGGTATTTGACGTTGTCAGCGATGAGGCGCCCGTCGATATAGACTTGATCGCCGATCTCGGCAACCCGTGCCGGATGGCCCTCGGTGATGAGGCGGTCACGCAGACTATCGGCCGAATCGCGGTCGGCAAAAGCGGTGGTCAGTATACTGAACGCAACACGGGCTTCGTCGGTCTCATCGGGGAGCACCATCCAGCGCGACTGCGATGACACTGCGGAGGCGATCACCACACCTCCTTTGCCAATTAGATCGAAGGGGCCATCGACCGAGAATTCGATGCGGTCGTATTCTTCCATGATGCCGACGCGAACGATCGGGTCGGGACCTCGCAGATCGCGCCGATAGGCTTTTTCGGCGCGACGCGGTGCGATGGTAGTATCGGCCGCTACAAATCGCGGCTTCGGCTTGGCCATTGGTTCCTCTAAGAAACGCTTGCTACAGGCGCTTAACAGGAAGGTCGCAGGGATAAACGCGACGACCGTCCGGTAAGCAAGGGAAAATCTCGAACTCACAATCCGCCGGCTACTGCGGGCAGCGGTTTGACATCCCGACCGAGCCAGCCGAACCGGTCGGCAAGGTCGTGTAGAAGACGGGCGGCAGCCTCGCCTTGGGGCGATTTAACGACGACTGACACGATGCCGGGTTGAGCGACCAATGCGAGACGGGTCAAACCATTCCCGTCGAGCAGAGCGATCAGTTCACCGGGAATGTTGCCCGGGACACCCCCGCTCCATCCGATCAGGGTAACCAGGTCGACATCTCCCGCACCGGCGGCTCGGATGAGGGACCAAACTTCGCTCCCGTGCGTGAAATGGAGTAGGTACTCGCCTGATCCCGGAACTTTCGCTGAACTGCCGCGACTCCAGTGCAGACTCCGCGCCAAAGTTATGGCGGTTGCCGGCCCCTCAAGACTCGGATGCGCCACGACCCGGGTTCCCTGCGACTCGAGTCCCTTGATCGCGAGCGGCACCTGCCATTGACGGGCGATCGCTGCGGCCCGCGTTTGAACGACTCGCGCACCCGTCGAAGCCATCCGCTCCAATCCTTCGTAATCGATTTCCCGAATCGGCCGGGCGCTTCCCACGATCATCGGATCGGCAGTGAAAAGACCTCCGGCCTCCTTGATCAACTCGCATCGATCGGCCTTCAAGGCAGCGGCGAGGGCAACCGCTGTCGCATCCGACCCCCCCCGGCCAAGGGTGGTGATCTCGCGCTCGGTCGAGACCCCTTGGAAGCCGGCAACAATCGGAATGCGACCTTGTTCGAGGGCGTCGCGAACGCGGTCGCCTTTGACGTCGATGATGGTGGCGTCGGTGTGCCGGGTGTCGGTGATAATGCCTACTTGCGACCCGGTAAACGAGACTGCAAAAGCCTCGCCGGTGGCATTTATGGCCATTGCAAGGAGCGCCATCGCCAATCGCTCACCGGTCGAAAGTAGCATGTCGAGTTCCCGCTCGTCGGGATGCGCGGCGACACGCCGCGCCAAGCGCATAAAGTAATCGGTCGTTCGGCCGGGTGCCGAGACAACGACCACCGGCCGGTCGCCGGACCTGTAGGCTGATACGATGTAGCCCGCCGCCCGCCCGATACGCGCCGGTGATTCGAGCAGTTTCCCGCCGAACTTCATCACCACCAACGCCATTTTACGCCTCAGCCGGAAGATCGTTCATGCTGTATAGCCCCGGAGCCTGCTTCACAATGAACCGGACGGCTCCGGCGATACCGCTGATGAAGGCTTTGCGCGACCAGGCGCGGTGGATCAGGATAACTTCTTCGTCGGCGCCGAGGAAGCGAACGACATGCTCGCCTGTCGCACCGCCGCCGCGCTGGGAGACTATCGGCACGTTAGTCCCCGTCGCTGCCTCCACCCTCGCCGCTATACGATGCGCGGTGCCGGACGGAGCGTCGGCTTTAGCCTTATGGTGCAGTTCCGAGAGGGCAATGTCATACTCCCCCCCCAGGAGCGTTGCCCCCTGAATCGCAAGGGTCTCCAGCACCCGAGCTCCTGAAGATAGATTCGGCGCTATCAGGAACGGCACAAACCTGGAAATCTCCTTCCAGTGCGCTTCGATCTCAGGCCCGAATCCGGTTGCGGCTACGATCAAGGGCTTGCCCCACTCTGCTGCGCGACGGGAATGCTCGATGGCAGCCCCTGCAAGGCTGAAGTCGAGCCAGACGTCGGCTGTAGGCAAAGCACCTCCATCGGCGAGCACTTCGACGCCGCATAACTGGCTGCCGACATCGGGATGATCCGGCCGCTCGATGCCTCCGGCAAGGGAGAGATCTACCGCATCAGCGATAGTCTCTGCCGATAGGCGGCCCATCCGACCGCAGATGCCGAAGAGCAGGACGCTCGTCATTCGAGGTGAGCGGTCGCTGCAAGCGCCGCTCGGATCCGGGCCCGGGTAGCACTCGCTACCGGAGCCAATGGCAACCGGACCGGCCCCACCCGCAAGCCTACAAGGTTCATTGCCTCCTTGACCGGCGCCGGATTGGTCTCGAGGAAGAGCGCCTCATAGAGCGGCGCGAGTGCCCGGTCGATCGAAAGCGCCTCGGAAAACTGCCCCCTCAAAGCCAACGCTACAAGTTGCCCGACTGTCCTGGGCTTCAGGTTCGACACCACCGATACGACCCCGGTTGCTCCAATGGCCATCATCGGCAGGGTCAGCGGATCGTCGCCGGATAAGACCGCAAACTCCATTGGCACTTGTCGTGCGATTTCGGCAACCCGCCGAACTTCACCACCGGCATCTTTGATGCCGATGATATTGGGATGCCGCGCCAGTTCGAGGGTCAGTCCGATCGATAATCCGGTTCCGCTACGGGTGGGAATGTGATAGAGCACCATCGGGACGGGAGAGGCTTCTGCAGCGGCGAGAAAGTGGCGCCTTAGACCCTCCCCAGTCGGCTTATTATAATAAGGAACAACGATTAAGACGCCATCGGCACCGAGTTCGGCAGCGCGATGGATAAGTTCGATGGTATGACGGGTGTTATTGGTGCCGGCTCCGGCGATGACCTTTAGCCGACCGCTGGCGGAATTGACGACAGTCCCTACGACGAGTTCCCATTCGCGGCGCTCAAGTGATGGTGATTCCCCTGTTGTGCCGCAGGGAACAACGCCGGTTAGTCCGGCTCCGGCGGCTTGTTCGACCAGTTCGCCGAGTCGTCCGGTATCTATCCGACCGCGGGTAAAGGGCGTTACAAGCGCGGTCCAGACTCCGGCAAGTTGGCCGGCACTTAACGACTGGCGAGACATAAGCCGCAATATAGCATTCCTTGCTGCTATTGTCAAGCGCAGGTTAGCGTGGTGATGGCTGCGGTCGGGAGCGCCTTGCGTCGGGGAAGGGAAAGGTGTTATACTTTAGGTCTATGTTCTTCGGCTCTGGTCGAAGCGAAGCACCACATCATTCACATGGCTCACTCCTACACCCCCGGTCTGCGTGTCGCCCGACAGACGCGCATTGTCAAAGAACGGCGCCTCCCCTTGCGCGGCGACGTCCTCGTCCAAATCGGCGACCTCGCTGCTGCACGTCAGGTTGTCGCCCGCACAGAACTACCCGGCAACGTCCACCCTCTCAACTGTTGCGGTCAACTCGGTATTCTGCCCGCCGACATCGAAACCGCACTTTTGCTGAAACCCGGTTCGCCCGTCGCAAAAGACCAGGAGATCGCGTGCGCGTCGAGTTTCTTCGGCCTCTTCAAGAGCCGGGTGCACTCGCCGATCGTCGGGACGCTCGAATCGGCTTCGCCGGTTACGGGCCAGTTAATCCTTCGCGAACCGCCGATTCCGGTTGAGGTCTCAGCCTATATCGACGGCACTGTGTCGCAGGTCTTTCCCGGTGAAGGGATCGAAATCGAGTGCCGCGGCGCGTTCATTCAGGGGATCTTCGGCATCGGCGGTGAGCGGCACGGGACGATCCGAATGATGGTCGCCTCACCCGACCGGCCGCTCGATGCTGCAGACATCACCGGCGATGTCGCCGGAATGATCCTCGTCGGTGGAAGACGGGTGACGCTCGAAGGCTTTCGCAAGGCGGTCGAAAAGGGCGCAGTCGCGGTCGTCGCGGGAGGTTTTCTCAACAACGACTTGAAGCGGCTTCTCGGCTACGAGCAAGGCGTCGCCATCACCGGGCACGAGGAGGTCGGTGCCACACTCATCCTTACCGAAGGCTTCGGGGATATTGCGATGGCAGCACGAACCTTTGGCCTCCTGAAGGAAAATGAGGGACGGGGCGCCTCCGTCTCGGGCGCCACCCAGATTCGTGCCGGAGTCATCCGGCCCGAAGTGATCATCCCGATCGAGACGGCTGTTAGCGGCGACGGTGAAGCGAAAGAGTCCGGCGGGCTCGACATCGATGACGTCATTCGGGTCATTCGCCAGCCCTGGTTCGGAAGGATCGGTCGGGTAACGGGGCTGCCGGCGGAATTGCAACTCCTCGAATCAGGCGCCAAGGTGCGGGTTCTCGAAGCCGATCTCGGCGATGGGGAGCGCATCATCCTGCCGCGAGCCAACGTGGAGTTGATTGAGGAATGAGCGCCAATACACCGCGATCTCCGCGTCTCGGCGAGCGATCCGAGTTTCTAAAATCCTCTCATAGAGACCTAAACCGACCCCCCGTGCAATTGAGACTTGTAGTCTTTGGACTGCTGGCTCTCCTGTTCGCCTTGCCGCTCCCGGCTCAGGACTTCCAATCCCGTCCCCTCGAACGGCTCATCGATGCTCCCGTTCCCGGTGGGCCGGCATCTGGAGGATATGAGTTCGCCCTGAAACTTTCGCCCGACGGAGGTGCGCTCGCAGCCTTCGATGTCGGCATTTTCGAGCGGTTTGCCATCGGCCTCTCCTACGGAGGCGATGGAGTAATTGGATACCAGAAGCCCGACTGGAATCCAGCACCGGGGGTGCGGGCTTCGCTGCGATTGCTAAATGAATCGATCTTCATCCCCGCCCTTGCCATCGGCTACGACAGCCAGGGCCAGGGCGCGTGGAACGACAGCCTGGCGCGGTATCGTTTCAAAGCCAAAGGCCTTTACGCAGCGCTAGCCAAGAACTTTGCGATGGGCAGTCTGGGTGAGATCAGTTGGATCGGGGGCGTCAACCGGAATCCGCAGGAGGAGGGCCCAAAGCGGCTCGACGCCTTTGCCGGATTTGACTACCGACTCTTTGCAACGCTCGCCTTGCTGGGCGAGTTCACCGGTGCGCTCGACGACCGAAATGACCCGCGATCGCTCGGTCTTTCGCGAGGTTACCTAAATGCCGCCGCCCGCTGGTTGATCGGACGGCAGTTAGCCGTCGATCTGATCTTCCGCGACATCCTGTTGAACCAGCCTACTGCAGCCCGTGGCGGCGCTGGCATTGGGCGGGAGGTGCGCATTGTCTATGCCGAACGGCTCTTTGGCTCGTAACAGGCGAATGTTGCGATGACCCGGCACTTCAAGGCAGGACAATTCGACCTTACGCTCGGAGAGCGGACGCTGGTGATGGGCATCGTCAACGTAACGCCCGATTCGTTCTCCGACGGTGGGCTTGCCTTCGAACAGGAGGCGGCCATCGCCCGGGGACTGCAACTCGCCTCCGAAGGCGCCGATATCCTCGATGTGGGAGGGGAGTCAACCCGTCCCGGCAGCGAGCCGGTGCCGGCGGGTGAGGAACTGCGGAGGGTCCTCGCGGTAATCGAAGCCCTGGCCGGCGAGGTCTCGATCCCCGTCTCCATCGACACCTGCAAGTCGTCCGTCGCCCGGGAGGCGATCAAGGTTGGGGCTTCCATTGTCAACGACATCAGCGCCGGGACGTTCGATTCCGATATGGCCAGGGTAGTCGCGGATTCAACAGCCGGCGTCGTCCTGATGCAC harbors:
- a CDS encoding SpoIID/LytB domain-containing protein is translated as MAKPKPRFVAADTTIAPRRAEKAYRRDLRGPDPIVRVGIMEEYDRIEFSVDGPFDLIGKGGVVIASAVSSQSRWMVLPDETDEARVAFSILTTAFADRDSADSLRDRLITEGHPARVAEIGDQVYIDGRLIADNVKYRVLVGRWPTEKEAKGGLEPFREEFAPRVIRQVVRPATGSLDIVEEADSSGRRFKASDGFRIATAGEATQVTLYDVREGTGFHWEREVDRKYPGVIEIAVDHRALLMAYTELPLELYLKGVVPSEMPASYPLDALKAQSIAARSEVLAKMGAKHPNDPFDLCAHVHCQAYTGSTNDDKRAAKAVEETRGMVLMLNHAVAEAVYSSTCGGHSEDKVNVWNPPDAPHLKGRWDADQPVAGLEGIDLSSERQIARWVEAKPKVWCNTAAFGDLPTILQKASDNFRWEVTYTRRELEDIIKRKSGEDIGQLIDVVPIRRGISGRLMEIEIQGTKKNLRIQRELNIRATLSLRYLKSACFAIIVEYGEDGRPINFHLKGAGWGHGVGMCQVGAGVMASQGKKFKDILTHYYPGTKVDKVY
- a CDS encoding 4-hydroxy-tetrahydrodipicolinate synthase yields the protein MSRQSLSAGQLAGVWTALVTPFTRGRIDTGRLGELVEQAAGAGLTGVVPCGTTGESPSLERREWELVVGTVVNSASGRLKVIAGAGTNNTRHTIELIHRAAELGADGVLIVVPYYNKPTGEGLRRHFLAAAEASPVPMVLYHIPTRSGTGLSIGLTLELARHPNIIGIKDAGGEVRRVAEIARQVPMEFAVLSGDDPLTLPMMAIGATGVVSVVSNLKPRTVGQLVALALRGQFSEALSIDRALAPLYEALFLETNPAPVKEAMNLVGLRVGPVRLPLAPVASATRARIRAALAATAHLE
- the folP gene encoding dihydropteroate synthase — encoded protein: MTRHFKAGQFDLTLGERTLVMGIVNVTPDSFSDGGLAFEQEAAIARGLQLASEGADILDVGGESTRPGSEPVPAGEELRRVLAVIEALAGEVSIPVSIDTCKSSVAREAIKVGASIVNDISAGTFDSDMARVVADSTAGVVLMHIQGTPRDMQKNPRYNDVVREVGDYLKGATVRFEQSGVARERIMVDPGIGFGKLLEHNLLLLKNLTALQGIAAGVLLGVSRKSFIGLLTGRPVGERTNGTLATISSLAGRGADVVRVHDVAATVEALKIADAIRSGHAVWPVAG